In the Candidatus Bathyarchaeota archaeon genome, TCCGACTGGATAGCCGTAGAATTGAACCTCGTCTTTACGACAACGCTTTTACCGTTCGAGGTTAGGTAGATGATGGATCATGGCTGGTATAAGGGATTTTCAAAACCTCATGAAGGCCATATACTTTGAGAGAGATAAGGAGAGAGGGGTGTTCATGACCTACGCTTGGCTTATATCAGAGGTCGGAGAGCTTGCTAGGGCACTTATAAGAGGCGATAAGTCACTTATAGCTGAAGAAGCTGCCGATGTGCTTGCGTGGCTTCTCAGTCTATGCAACCTGTTAGACATAGATGTGGAGAAAGCGGCTTATGGGAAATATGGTAAGGGATGCCCGAGATGTGGGTCGATACCCTGTGTTTGTAGAACCGGGAAGCCTAGAAACTTTTAACAACCTTAAGAGTTTTATAATAGCGTGATGGGGGCCGTTAGGTTCAGCGTAACAGTTCCGGAGGACTTAATGAGAGAATTCAACGAAACGATCTCTAGAATGGGTTACAGAAAACGTTCTAAAGCCGTTCAAGACGCTATAAGGACATTTCTATCAGAGTATAGATGGGTTAAAGGCGAAGGCTTATGCGTAGGAGCTATTCTAGTAGTGTTCAACCACGAGGTTAAGGGTTCAGAGGAAGAACTGA is a window encoding:
- a CDS encoding nucleotide pyrophosphohydrolase: MAGIRDFQNLMKAIYFERDKERGVFMTYAWLISEVGELARALIRGDKSLIAEEAADVLAWLLSLCNLLDIDVEKAAYGKYGKGCPRCGSIPCVCRTGKPRNF
- the nikR gene encoding nickel-responsive transcriptional regulator NikR, which encodes MGAVRFSVTVPEDLMREFNETISRMGYRKRSKAVQDAIRTFLSEYRWVKGEGLCVGAILVVFNHEVKGSEEELTDLQHSYSKLVNSTLHIHLSHKDCLEIIAVKGEVDEVRRLSEKLRTVKGVEVVKFVGISLTDKR